The Roseicyclus marinus genome has a segment encoding these proteins:
- a CDS encoding ABCB family ABC transporter ATP-binding protein/permease, which yields MPADTRAAGNGAETRTGASRATPPQPDRIEADERRSGLRTIRKVAPYLWPEDKPWVKQRVVAAMGFLILAKLISIGTPFLYKYAVDSLGGEVTSPAFLLGLGAVGLTVAYGLARAANVGFQQLRDAVFARVAQGALRQLALETFNHIHALSLRYHITRKTGGLSRIIERGVKGVDFLLRFMLFSIGPLLVELLLTAIVLGLYFDLGYMVVLIVTIVLYVWFTFTVTEWRVKIRREMNAQDTDANQKAVDSLLNFETVKYFGAEAREAERYDRAMAGYEGAAIKTALSLAVLNFGQSVIITAGLVIVMVMAAIGVQQGDLTVGDFVMVNAFMIQITIPLNFLGTVYREIRQALVDMGEMFDLLEQPREIADKPDAPELRVAGGEVRFEGVRFAYDPSRPILKGLDFTLKPGETVALVGPSGSGKSTIGRLLFRFYDVTGGAILIDGQDLRDVTQVSLHDAIGVVPQDTVLFNDTIRYNIGYGRAGATDAEIVAAAKAARIHDFILSLPEGYDTAVGERGLKLSGGEKQRVGIARTLLKDPPILLLDEATSALDTETERDIQNELRMMGQGRSVITIAHRLSTVVEADQILVLEAGEIVERGTHEELLARGGRYASMWARQMAEEEEAEGGGAETGGA from the coding sequence ATGCCAGCCGACACACGCGCAGCCGGAAACGGCGCAGAGACCCGGACCGGCGCAAGCCGCGCGACGCCGCCGCAGCCCGACCGTATCGAGGCCGACGAGCGCCGTTCTGGGCTGCGCACGATCCGCAAGGTGGCCCCCTATCTCTGGCCCGAGGACAAGCCATGGGTGAAACAGCGGGTCGTGGCGGCCATGGGCTTTTTGATCCTGGCCAAGCTGATCTCGATCGGGACGCCGTTTCTCTACAAATATGCCGTCGACAGCCTGGGCGGCGAGGTCACGAGCCCTGCCTTTTTGTTGGGGTTGGGGGCTGTGGGCCTGACGGTCGCCTATGGTCTGGCGCGGGCGGCGAATGTGGGGTTCCAGCAATTGCGCGACGCGGTTTTCGCGCGGGTGGCGCAAGGTGCGCTCAGGCAATTGGCGCTGGAGACCTTCAACCACATCCATGCGCTGTCCTTGCGCTATCACATCACGCGCAAGACGGGCGGGTTGAGCCGGATCATCGAGCGCGGGGTGAAGGGCGTCGATTTCCTGCTGCGCTTCATGCTGTTTTCCATCGGGCCGCTCTTGGTGGAGCTGCTGCTGACGGCCATCGTGCTGGGTCTCTATTTCGATCTGGGCTACATGGTCGTGCTGATCGTGACCATCGTGCTTTATGTCTGGTTCACCTTCACCGTCACGGAATGGCGGGTGAAGATCCGGCGCGAGATGAACGCGCAGGACACGGATGCCAACCAGAAGGCCGTGGACAGCCTGCTGAACTTCGAGACGGTCAAGTATTTCGGGGCCGAGGCGCGCGAGGCGGAGCGCTATGACCGCGCGATGGCAGGTTACGAGGGGGCCGCGATCAAGACGGCGCTGTCGCTGGCGGTTCTGAACTTCGGGCAATCGGTGATCATCACGGCGGGGCTTGTGATCGTCATGGTGATGGCGGCCATCGGCGTGCAGCAAGGCGATCTGACGGTGGGCGATTTCGTCATGGTCAACGCCTTCATGATCCAGATCACGATCCCGCTGAATTTCCTTGGCACGGTCTATCGCGAGATCCGGCAGGCGCTGGTCGATATGGGCGAGATGTTCGATCTGCTGGAACAACCGCGCGAGATCGCGGACAAGCCGGATGCCCCCGAATTGCGGGTGGCGGGCGGCGAGGTGCGGTTCGAGGGCGTGCGCTTTGCCTATGATCCGAGCCGTCCGATCCTGAAGGGATTGGATTTCACGCTGAAGCCCGGCGAGACCGTGGCGCTGGTCGGGCCGTCGGGATCGGGCAAATCGACCATCGGGCGGCTGTTGTTCCGGTTCTATGACGTGACGGGGGGCGCGATCTTGATCGACGGGCAGGATCTGCGCGACGTGACGCAGGTGAGCCTGCATGACGCGATCGGCGTCGTGCCGCAGGACACGGTGCTGTTCAACGACACGATCCGCTACAACATCGGTTACGGGCGCGCGGGCGCGACCGATGCCGAGATCGTGGCCGCCGCCAAGGCCGCGCGCATCCATGATTTCATCCTGTCCCTGCCCGAGGGTTATGACACGGCCGTGGGCGAGCGGGGGCTGAAGCTGTCGGGGGGCGAAAAGCAGCGGGTGGGGATCGCGCGCACGCTGCTGAAGGACCCGCCGATCCTGCTATTGGACGAGGCGACATCGGCGCTGGATACGGAAACCGAGCGCGACATCCAGAACGAGCTGCGGATGATGGGGCAGGGCCGGTCGGTCATCACCATCGCGCACCGGTTGTCGACGGTGGTGGAGGCCGATCAGATCCTTGTCCTCGAGGCAGGAGAGATCGTGGAGCGCGGCACCCATGAGGAGCTGCTGGCGCGCGGTGGGCGCTATGCCTCGATGTGGGCAAGGCAGATGGCCGAGGAGGAAGAGGCCGAGGGCGGCGGGGCCGAGACGGGCGGAGCGTAG
- a CDS encoding sarcosine oxidase subunit gamma yields the protein MSEIAVSALQGAEARGLVTIREMGRQGMVSLRADLGEAARAVARVTGAEMPARRRISTGKDCAVAWMSPDELLILCDADQAGKIAFDLSEALTGQHHLALDISDARAMFSVTGADGAIRDVLAKITPADIGALAVGEMRRTRVQQVAGAIWFQSEGEARVICFRSVARYVFDLMAMSAREGGAVGYH from the coding sequence ATGTCTGAGATTGCGGTGAGCGCGCTGCAGGGCGCCGAGGCCAGGGGCTTGGTCACGATCAGGGAGATGGGGCGGCAGGGCATGGTGAGCCTGCGCGCCGATCTGGGGGAGGCGGCCCGGGCCGTGGCCCGCGTGACGGGGGCCGAGATGCCCGCCCGGCGCAGGATCAGCACGGGCAAGGATTGCGCAGTGGCGTGGATGTCGCCTGACGAGCTGTTGATCCTGTGCGACGCCGATCAGGCGGGCAAGATCGCCTTTGACCTGTCGGAGGCCTTGACCGGCCAGCATCACCTGGCGCTCGATATCAGCGATGCGCGGGCGATGTTTTCGGTCACGGGCGCGGACGGGGCCATCCGCGACGTGCTGGCCAAGATCACGCCCGCCGATATCGGGGCGCTGGCCGTGGGCGAGATGCGGCGCACGCGGGTGCAGCAGGTGGCGGGGGCCATCTGGTTTCAGAGCGAGGGCGAGGCGCGGGTGATCTGTTTCCGGTCGGTCGCGCGCTATGTGTTCGATCTCATGGCGATGTCGGCGCGCGAGGGGGGCGCTGTCGGCTATCACTGA
- a CDS encoding TIGR00730 family Rossman fold protein, whose translation MQSLSVCVYCGARPGTDPAHMEAATELGLSLAGAGLRLVYGAGDVGLMGAVARAAQAAGGQTFGVIPAHLMAWEVGKRDLTTFVVTETMHERKKVMFMNADAVAVLPGGAGSLDELFEVLTWRQLGLHAKPVYLLDVNGYWQPLLALIDHVIAQGFADPGLRDYLTVVPDVPALMAHLAP comes from the coding sequence ATGCAAAGCCTCTCCGTCTGTGTCTATTGTGGCGCGCGCCCCGGCACCGATCCCGCCCATATGGAAGCGGCCACCGAACTGGGCCTCAGCCTCGCGGGCGCGGGCCTGCGCCTCGTTTATGGCGCGGGGGATGTCGGGCTGATGGGGGCCGTCGCCCGCGCGGCCCAGGCGGCAGGCGGCCAGACCTTCGGCGTCATCCCCGCCCATCTCATGGCATGGGAGGTCGGCAAGCGCGACCTGACCACCTTCGTCGTCACCGAAACCATGCATGAACGCAAAAAGGTCATGTTCATGAATGCCGATGCTGTGGCCGTCCTGCCCGGTGGCGCAGGCTCGCTCGACGAATTGTTCGAAGTTCTGACATGGCGGCAATTGGGGCTCCACGCCAAACCCGTCTACCTCTTGGACGTGAACGGCTACTGGCAACCGCTTCTGGCGCTCATCGATCACGTGATCGCCCAGGGCTTCGCCGATCCGGGCTTGCGCGATTACCTCACCGTGGTCCCCGATGTGCCGGCCCTCATGGCCCATCTCGCCCCCTGA
- a CDS encoding LysM peptidoglycan-binding domain-containing protein, with product MADPKTTGQASAGAMSQVTIAALVGLVLVAVAVGFAVMRETPESAPEATQTTAEAPAEPAEAEESATEVASEAPVAEEAVVAPEPPRFDLVRVDATGSAVIAGRAPAEASVVLVLDGEIVETVTADAGGQFAAFLSLEPSEAPRILGLRAVMPDGTEIDGAGTALIAPFAGPVVAETPEAPAPETVEEVVAEAPAEAPADEAQAVAEAPAEAAPTEVAAEEAVVAEAEPVAETVESAPEAAPEPVEEVAAVAEPVTEPVVAPEPAPAVEVAEAVAPAPVEEAAQAPVVEPAPVAAPEAPAVLLADETGVRVLQGPGGAAETLPELRLDAITYDVAGAVTLAGRAPGQGDVRATLDNREVTSGAVGPGGEWSLDLPDVDPGTYTLRLEQLAADGSVTGRIETPFLREDPDRIRDNPMLVDPGATVITVQRGFTLWGIAEANFGDGIRYVQIFEENRDLIRDPDLIFPGQIFALPDLPRAAP from the coding sequence ATGGCGGACCCCAAGACGACGGGACAGGCTTCTGCGGGGGCGATGTCGCAGGTGACGATCGCGGCGCTGGTGGGCCTTGTGCTGGTCGCCGTGGCGGTCGGCTTTGCCGTGATGCGGGAAACGCCCGAAAGCGCGCCTGAGGCGACGCAGACGACTGCGGAAGCGCCGGCGGAGCCTGCCGAGGCCGAGGAGAGCGCGACCGAGGTCGCATCGGAGGCCCCTGTCGCGGAGGAGGCTGTGGTGGCCCCGGAGCCGCCCCGGTTCGATCTGGTGCGGGTCGATGCGACGGGCAGCGCGGTGATCGCGGGGCGCGCGCCTGCGGAGGCGTCGGTGGTGCTGGTTCTGGATGGCGAGATCGTCGAGACGGTGACGGCGGATGCGGGCGGGCAATTCGCGGCGTTCTTGTCGCTCGAGCCCTCGGAGGCGCCGCGCATTCTGGGACTGCGGGCGGTCATGCCGGATGGCACGGAGATCGACGGGGCGGGCACGGCGCTGATCGCGCCCTTTGCCGGGCCCGTGGTGGCCGAGACCCCGGAAGCGCCCGCGCCGGAGACGGTGGAAGAGGTCGTGGCCGAAGCCCCGGCAGAGGCCCCGGCGGATGAGGCGCAGGCAGTTGCGGAAGCCCCGGCAGAGGCCGCGCCGACCGAGGTCGCGGCAGAGGAGGCCGTGGTGGCCGAGGCGGAGCCTGTGGCCGAGACGGTGGAGAGCGCGCCCGAGGCTGCGCCCGAACCGGTCGAGGAGGTTGCGGCCGTGGCCGAGCCGGTCACCGAGCCCGTGGTCGCGCCGGAACCGGCCCCTGCGGTCGAGGTTGCGGAGGCGGTGGCACCTGCCCCGGTCGAGGAGGCCGCGCAAGCGCCGGTGGTCGAACCTGCGCCCGTGGCCGCGCCCGAAGCCCCGGCGGTGCTTTTGGCCGACGAGACGGGGGTTCGGGTCTTGCAGGGGCCGGGGGGGGCTGCGGAAACCCTGCCGGAATTGCGGCTCGATGCGATCACCTATGATGTCGCGGGGGCCGTGACGCTGGCGGGGCGTGCGCCGGGTCAGGGCGATGTGCGCGCGACGCTCGACAACCGCGAGGTCACGAGTGGCGCGGTCGGTCCGGGCGGGGAATGGAGCCTCGATCTGCCCGATGTCGATCCGGGCACCTATACCTTGCGGCTGGAACAGCTGGCCGCCGATGGCAGCGTGACGGGGCGGATCGAAACGCCCTTCTTGCGGGAAGATCCCGACCGTATCCGCGACAATCCGATGCTGGTCGATCCCGGTGCCACGGTCATCACGGTCCAGCGCGGGTTCACGTTGTGGGGGATCGCGGAGGCGAATTTCGGCGACGGCATCCGCTACGTGCAGATTTTCGAGGAAAACCGCGACCTGATCCGCGATCCGGACCTGATCTTTCCGGGCCAGATCTTTGCGCTGCCCGATCTGCCGCGCGCCGCCCCCTGA
- a CDS encoding sarcosine oxidase subunit delta, with translation MLTFRCPCCGIDACETELAPGGEAHLKRFGPGSTDEDFEGYLFLRHNAKGVHFERWRHAMGCGKWFLAARCTATLEVFGTYSAQTLEPPKDIIDAIRAKRPDWSLT, from the coding sequence ATGCTGACATTCCGCTGCCCCTGTTGCGGCATCGACGCCTGCGAGACGGAGCTTGCGCCCGGTGGCGAGGCGCATCTGAAACGCTTCGGACCCGGATCCACGGACGAGGATTTCGAGGGCTACCTGTTCTTGCGCCACAATGCCAAGGGCGTGCATTTCGAACGGTGGCGGCATGCGATGGGCTGCGGAAAGTGGTTCCTTGCGGCACGTTGCACCGCGACCTTGGAGGTGTTTGGAACCTATTCGGCGCAAACCCTTGAACCTCCGAAAGACATCATCGACGCGATCCGCGCCAAGCGGCCGGACTGGAGCCTGACATGA
- a CDS encoding sarcosine oxidase subunit alpha family protein, with product MSLRLPQGGRLIDRSRTIGFSFNGKRLKGFAGDTLASALMGSGHRIMGRSFKYHRPRGVVASGVEEPNALVNLGKGKTHEPNQRATTTEIFEGLQATSQNHWPSLAWDIGEVNALIPRFLPAGFYYKTFIHPRAFWKHVFEPFIRQSAGLGKAPDPKLQDPDRYEQFYAHTDLVIAGGGIAGLQAALEAGRAGAQVILCEQSAHWGGRAPVDGVEIEGQPAEIWIKNAVEALEKMKNVHLRLRCMVAGVYDHGYVLAYERVSDHAPQDDVVRHRLWRIRSRNVIAATGALERPLSFAGNDKPGVMLASAVRDHLINYGSAPGERIVIVTNNDDAYRTALVLADAGLTVPCVVDARARAEGALPRAVRARGIRVLTGMGISNIKGLRGVVAAQLCRQDGSGEVIEDVICDAVAMSGGWSPVVHLWSHCGGKLLWDKENSFFKPDPDRPPTDQNGAGFVICAGAANGALQAAQTLEDALKSTRKSLASLNIAASDQPVVNASAADEAPMEPVWVMPAKAGPKKRSKMWLDFQNDVKVSDVQLAAREGYESVEHTKRYTTLGMATDQGKLSNINGLAILADALGAEIPQVGTTTFRPPYAPISMGALAGEARGVLFQPLRRTPIQGWHEENGAHFEPVGYWRRPYCFPRKGESHRDAVNREILATRNGVGLLDASTLGKIIVKGPDAGRFMDMLYTNVMSSLKPGKCRYGLMCSENGFLMDDGVVARLDEETFLVHTTTGGADRIHAHMEDWLQCEWWDWKVYTANVTEQWAQIAVVGPKARALLEKIGADVDLSREALPFMGWAEGRIGGFDARVFRISFSGELSFEIAVPASQGRAFWDKLLEAGAEFGATPYGTEALHVMRAEKGFIMIGDETDGTVIPQDLGLDWAISKKKDDYLGKRAQARSHMTDPARWKLVGLETLDGSVLPDGSYAVADGVNENGQGNTQGRVTSTYYSPTLGRGIAMGLVLNGPDRMGEVIEFNTTKPGAKGEGFKTVKARIVSPVFYDPEGEKQNV from the coding sequence ATGAGCCTGCGTTTGCCACAGGGCGGTCGCCTGATCGACCGCAGCCGAACGATCGGTTTTTCCTTCAACGGCAAGAGGTTGAAGGGGTTTGCGGGGGATACCTTGGCCTCGGCCTTGATGGGGTCGGGGCACAGGATCATGGGGCGTTCGTTCAAATACCACCGCCCGCGCGGCGTGGTGGCAAGCGGCGTGGAAGAGCCCAACGCGCTTGTCAACCTGGGCAAGGGCAAGACGCACGAGCCGAACCAGCGCGCCACGACGACCGAGATTTTCGAGGGATTGCAAGCCACTAGCCAGAACCATTGGCCGAGCCTGGCCTGGGATATCGGCGAGGTGAACGCGCTGATCCCGCGGTTTCTGCCGGCGGGCTTCTATTACAAGACCTTCATCCATCCGCGCGCCTTCTGGAAACATGTCTTCGAGCCCTTCATCCGGCAGTCTGCGGGTCTGGGCAAGGCGCCCGATCCGAAGCTGCAAGACCCTGATAGATATGAACAATTCTACGCCCATACCGACCTGGTGATCGCGGGGGGCGGCATTGCGGGATTGCAGGCAGCACTCGAGGCGGGACGCGCGGGCGCGCAGGTGATCTTGTGCGAGCAGAGTGCCCATTGGGGCGGACGCGCCCCGGTGGATGGGGTCGAGATCGAGGGACAACCAGCCGAGATTTGGATAAAGAACGCCGTTGAAGCGCTTGAAAAGATGAAGAATGTCCATCTTCGTCTGCGCTGCATGGTGGCGGGCGTCTATGACCATGGCTATGTGCTGGCCTATGAGCGGGTCAGCGATCATGCGCCACAAGATGATGTGGTGCGCCACCGGCTTTGGCGTATCCGTAGTCGCAACGTGATCGCGGCGACGGGCGCTTTGGAGCGGCCCTTGAGCTTTGCGGGCAATGACAAGCCGGGGGTGATGCTGGCCTCGGCTGTGCGGGACCATCTGATAAATTACGGCAGCGCCCCCGGAGAACGTATTGTAATCGTTACGAATAATGATGACGCCTATCGCACGGCGCTGGTGTTGGCGGATGCGGGGCTGACGGTGCCTTGCGTCGTCGATGCGCGCGCGCGGGCCGAAGGTGCGCTGCCCAGGGCCGTTCGGGCGCGGGGCATCCGGGTTTTGACCGGAATGGGAATCAGCAATATCAAGGGCTTGCGCGGCGTTGTTGCAGCACAACTTTGCCGTCAGGATGGCTCGGGCGAGGTCATCGAGGATGTGATCTGCGATGCGGTCGCCATGTCGGGTGGCTGGTCGCCGGTCGTGCATCTGTGGTCGCATTGCGGTGGCAAGCTGTTGTGGGACAAAGAAAATTCTTTCTTCAAGCCTGACCCGGACAGGCCGCCGACCGATCAGAACGGGGCGGGCTTTGTCATTTGTGCGGGCGCTGCCAATGGCGCTTTACAGGCGGCCCAAACCCTTGAGGATGCGTTAAAATCCACGCGCAAATCCTTGGCATCCCTTAACATCGCCGCGAGCGATCAACCGGTCGTTAACGCCTCTGCCGCTGATGAGGCCCCGATGGAACCGGTCTGGGTCATGCCCGCCAAGGCGGGGCCGAAGAAGCGGTCGAAGATGTGGCTCGATTTCCAGAACGACGTGAAAGTGTCGGACGTGCAGCTGGCCGCGCGCGAGGGCTACGAGAGCGTCGAACATACCAAGCGTTACACGACGCTGGGGATGGCGACCGATCAGGGCAAGCTTTCCAACATCAACGGGCTTGCCATTCTGGCCGATGCGCTTGGCGCGGAGATCCCGCAGGTGGGCACGACGACCTTTCGCCCGCCCTATGCGCCGATTTCGATGGGGGCGCTTGCGGGCGAGGCGCGCGGCGTGCTGTTCCAGCCGCTCAGGCGCACGCCCATCCAGGGCTGGCACGAGGAGAATGGCGCGCATTTCGAGCCGGTGGGCTATTGGCGCAGGCCCTATTGCTTTCCCCGAAAGGGCGAGAGCCACCGCGATGCGGTCAACCGCGAGATCCTGGCCACGCGCAACGGTGTGGGCCTGCTCGACGCCTCGACGCTGGGCAAGATCATCGTGAAAGGCCCCGATGCGGGGCGGTTCATGGACATGCTCTACACCAATGTGATGAGCAGCCTGAAACCCGGCAAATGCCGCTACGGGCTGATGTGCAGCGAGAACGGTTTCCTGATGGATGACGGCGTGGTCGCGCGGTTGGACGAGGAGACGTTCCTTGTGCATACCACCACGGGCGGGGCCGATCGCATCCATGCGCATATGGAAGATTGGCTGCAATGCGAATGGTGGGATTGGAAGGTCTATACCGCCAATGTCACCGAACAATGGGCGCAGATCGCGGTCGTGGGGCCCAAGGCGCGGGCGCTTTTGGAAAAGATCGGGGCGGATGTCGACCTGTCCAGGGAGGCGCTGCCCTTCATGGGTTGGGCCGAGGGGCGGATCGGCGGGTTCGACGCGCGGGTGTTCCGTATCTCATTCTCGGGGGAATTGTCCTTTGAAATAGCTGTTCCGGCGAGCCAGGGCCGGGCATTCTGGGACAAGCTTCTGGAGGCGGGCGCGGAATTCGGCGCAACGCCCTATGGCACCGAGGCGCTGCATGTGATGCGGGCCGAAAAGGGCTTCATCATGATCGGGGACGAGACGGATGGCACGGTCATTCCGCAGGACCTGGGCCTTGATTGGGCGATTTCGAAGAAGAAGGACGATTACCTGGGCAAGCGGGCGCAGGCGCGCAGCCACATGACCGATCCTGCGCGGTGGAAGCTGGTGGGGTTGGAAACGCTCGATGGCTCGGTCCTGCCCGATGGCAGCTATGCGGTGGCCGATGGCGTGAACGAGAACGGGCAGGGGAATACGCAAGGGCGCGTCACCTCGACCTATTATTCGCCGACGCTGGGGCGGGGCATCGCCATGGGTCTGGTGCTCAACGGGCCGGACCGCATGGGTGAGGTGATCGAATTCAACACCACCAAGCCTGGTGCCAAGGGCGAGGGGTTCAAGACCGTGAAGGCTCGGATCGTCAGCCCGGTTTTCTACGATCCCGAGGGGGAGAAGCAGAATGTCTGA
- a CDS encoding superoxide dismutase: MAFTLPDLPYSHDALAGLGMSRETLEYHHDLHHKAYVDNGNKLIAGTEWENKSLEEIITGTYQAGAVAQNGIFNNASQHWNHNQFWDMMGPGEGGMPGELEKALVESFGSVDEFKAQFSAAGAGQFGSGWCWLVKDVDGGLKVTKTENGVNPLCFGQTALLGCDVWEHSYYIDFRNKRPAYLENFLNKLVNWENVASRL, translated from the coding sequence ATGGCTTTCACACTTCCCGATCTTCCGTATTCCCATGATGCGCTGGCAGGCCTCGGCATGAGCCGCGAGACGCTGGAATATCACCACGACCTGCATCACAAGGCCTATGTCGACAACGGCAACAAGCTGATCGCGGGCACCGAGTGGGAGAACAAATCCCTCGAGGAGATCATCACCGGCACCTACCAGGCGGGTGCTGTGGCGCAGAACGGCATCTTCAACAACGCGTCGCAGCATTGGAACCACAACCAGTTCTGGGACATGATGGGTCCGGGCGAAGGCGGCATGCCGGGCGAGCTGGAAAAGGCGCTGGTCGAAAGCTTTGGGTCGGTCGACGAGTTCAAGGCGCAGTTTTCGGCGGCGGGCGCGGGCCAGTTCGGCTCGGGCTGGTGCTGGCTGGTGAAGGACGTCGATGGCGGGCTGAAGGTCACCAAGACCGAGAACGGGGTGAACCCGCTGTGCTTTGGCCAGACGGCGCTTTTGGGCTGCGATGTGTGGGAACATTCCTACTACATCGATTTCCGCAACAAGCGGCCCGCCTATCTGGAGAATTTCCTCAACAAGCTGGTGAATTGGGAAAACGTGGCCTCGCGCCTCTGA
- a CDS encoding sarcosine oxidase subunit beta family protein, which yields MRRYSAFAIAREAFRHHEGWERAWRSPEPKARYDAVIVGAGGHGLATAYYLGKNHGIRNVAVIEKGWLGGGNTGRNTTIIRSNYLQDPSAAIYEKARSLYETLSQDLNYNIMFSPRGVMMLAQTEHEIRGYQRTAHANALQGVATEFISPRRVKELCPIINLDGPRYPVLGALWQPRGGTARHDAVAWGYARACSDMGMDIIQQTEVTGVKREGGKVVGIDTTKGPIACGKLGIVVAGHSGVMAERAGFRLPIESVALQALVSEPIKPVMDVVVMANTVHGYMSQSDKGEMVIGGGADGYNNYTQRGSFHHVEETVRALIETFPIISRLKMLRWWGGIVDMTGDRSPIISKTPVEGVFVNCGWGTGGFKAIPGSGWAMAELMAKGHSPLADAFSLDRFREGRFIDESVAAGVAH from the coding sequence ATGCGCCGCTATTCCGCCTTCGCCATCGCCCGCGAGGCTTTTCGTCACCACGAGGGATGGGAACGCGCCTGGCGCAGCCCCGAGCCAAAGGCGCGCTATGACGCCGTGATCGTCGGCGCGGGCGGCCATGGGCTTGCCACGGCCTATTACCTTGGCAAGAACCACGGCATCCGCAATGTCGCCGTGATCGAAAAGGGGTGGCTCGGGGGCGGCAACACCGGGCGCAACACCACGATCATCCGCTCCAATTACCTGCAGGACCCGTCGGCCGCGATCTACGAAAAGGCCCGCAGCCTATATGAAACGCTGTCCCAGGACCTGAATTACAACATCATGTTCAGCCCCCGCGGCGTGATGATGCTGGCCCAGACGGAACACGAGATCCGCGGCTATCAGCGCACCGCCCATGCCAATGCGCTGCAAGGGGTCGCGACCGAATTCATCAGCCCGCGCCGGGTCAAGGAATTGTGCCCGATCATCAACCTCGACGGGCCGCGCTACCCGGTTCTGGGCGCGCTCTGGCAGCCGCGCGGGGGCACCGCGCGTCATGACGCGGTCGCATGGGGATATGCGCGGGCCTGTTCGGACATGGGGATGGACATCATCCAGCAGACCGAGGTGACCGGCGTGAAGCGCGAAGGGGGCAAGGTCGTGGGCATCGACACGACCAAGGGTCCCATCGCCTGCGGCAAGCTTGGCATCGTGGTGGCGGGCCATTCCGGCGTCATGGCCGAGCGCGCGGGCTTTCGCCTGCCCATCGAAAGCGTCGCGCTTCAGGCGCTCGTGTCCGAGCCGATCAAGCCTGTGATGGACGTGGTCGTGATGGCCAATACGGTGCATGGCTACATGAGCCAGTCCGACAAGGGCGAAATGGTCATCGGTGGCGGCGCGGACGGCTACAACAACTACACCCAGCGCGGGTCTTTCCACCATGTGGAGGAAACCGTGCGCGCGCTGATCGAGACGTTCCCGATCATCTCGCGGCTCAAGATGCTGCGCTGGTGGGGCGGCATCGTGGACATGACAGGCGACCGCTCCCCCATCATCTCGAAAACGCCGGTCGAGGGGGTTTTCGTCAATTGCGGCTGGGGCACGGGCGGGTTCAAGGCCATTCCGGGCTCGGGCTGGGCCATGGCGGAATTGATGGCCAAGGGGCATTCGCCGCTCGCCGATGCCTTTTCTCTCGACCGGTTCCGCGAGGGGCGGTTCATCGACGAGAGCGTGGCGGCAGGGGTGGCGCATTGA